The Danio rerio strain Tuebingen ecotype United States chromosome 1, GRCz12tu, whole genome shotgun sequence genome includes a region encoding these proteins:
- the rasd2b gene encoding GTP-binding protein Rhes, with protein MSRAHRSRWMYPMNIKQICLSSMCPVMDQVMQHQTRALPGGTSTPSVLLAYKNATQRLGASGFKVSALSKAGMGILKLATTQLKQQEKKARVVRASSQGKAHPPIDKKSPLDQLAALVLHGHARLQPIAHESHATKPQNCRRIVVLGAPRVGKTSILRRFLRDGFEEQYEPTCEDFHRKLYQIRGETYQIDILDASGERSFPAKRRLSILTGDIFLLVFSLDDRSSFEEVRALHTEIVAAKAALRRSKQPLCVPTVVCANKVDLPAEQRAVSRPEVLSALGSSCALFETSAKDSVNLEQVFEALAQRGGLPLETGPSQHRKVSIRSYQALRAARQAEKGSKAPACEAPCGALYPLARRPSFGTDLRLVLGPKGNRKQSKALDKCQIQ; from the exons ATGTCCAGAGCGCACAGAAGCAGGTGGATGTATCCAATGAACATAAAACAGATCTGTCTGTCTTCAATGTGTCCAGTGATGGACCAAGTCATGCAGCACCAGACGCGCGCTCTGCCCGGCGGCACCAGCACACCTAGCGTCCTGCTCGCGTACAAAAACGCGACGCAAAGACTCGGCGCGAGCGGGTTCAAAGTCAGCGCGCTCTCCAAAGCAGGAATGGGCATCCTGAAGCTGGCCACGACGCAGCTAAAACAGCAGGAGAAGAAGGCGAGGGTGGTGCGCGCGTCCAGTCAGGGAAAAGCGCATCCACCTATTGACAAAAAGTCTCCTTTGGATCAACTGGCTGCACTGGTTTTGCACGGCCACGCGCGTCTACAGCCCATCGCGCACGAGTCGCACGCCACCAAACCGCAGAACTGCAGGCGCATAGTGGTGCTCGGCGCGCCGCGCGTTGGGAAGACCTCCATCCTGCGCCGGTTCCTGCGAGATGGCTTTGAGGAGCAATACGAGCCCACATGCGAAGATTTCCACAGAAAACTCTACCAAATACGAGGAGAAACATACCAGATAGACATACTGGACGCGTCCGGGGAGAGGAGCTTCCCCGCCAAGAGGAGACTCTCCATTCTCACTG GTGATATATTCCTGCTCGTCTTCAGTCTGGATGACCGCAGCTCGTTTGAGGAGGTTCGCGCTCTGCACACCGAGATTGTGGCTGCCAAAGCGGCTCTGCGTCGCTCAAAGCAGCCGCTCTGCGTGCCCACGGTGGTGTGCGCTAATAAAGTAGACTTGCCGGCGGAGCAGCGCGCGGTGTCGCGGCCTGAGGTGCTGAGTGCGCTGGGCAGCTCCTGCGCGCTGTTCGAGACCTCCGCGAAGGACAGCGTCAATCTGGAGCAGGTGTTCGAGGCGCTGGCGCAGCGCGGTGGGCTCCCGCTGGAGACCGGGCCCTCACAGCACCGGAAAGTGTCCATCCGCTCTTACCAGGCGCTCCGAGCAGCGCGGCAGGCCGAGAAAGGAAGCAAAGCGCCGGCGTGTGAAGCTCCATGCGGGGCGCTGTATCCGCTGGCGCGACGGCCGAGCTTCGGCACAGACCTGCGGTTGGTTCTTGGACCCAAAGGCAACAGAAAACAGAGCAAAGCGCTGGACAAATGCCAGATCCAGTGA